The segment CGGCCAGGACCCGGCGCGCGTGCAGCGGCAGGTGCAGCAGCAGGCGGGCGTCGCCCCGACCGGCCCGGGCGGCGGCACGATGTTCAGCGAGCCGATCCTGGTGGTGAACCAGAAGGCCAAGCTCATCGAGCTGAACAACGAGTACAGCGTCATGGACCAGAGCGGCCGCCAGTTGGGCTCGGTGGTCCAGGTCGGGCAGTCCACCGCCCGCAAGGTGCTGCGCTTCGTGTCCAGTATCGACCAGTACCTGCCGGTACGGCTGGAGGTGCGCGACGCTTACGGCCAGCCGCAGTTGCTGCTGACCCGGCCCGCGAAGTTCATCAAGTCCAAGGTGATCGTGCAGCGTCCGGACGGCGTGACGCTCGGCGAGATCATCCAGCAGAACGCGATCGGGAAGATCAACTTCTCCTTCGAGGTCAACGGCCAGAAGATCGGCGCCATCAAGGCCGAGAACTGGCGGGCCTGGAACTTCGCGATCGTGGACCACACCGAGACCGAGGTCGGCCGGATCACCAAGACGTGGGAGGGCCTGGCCAAGACCATGTTCACCACGGCGGACAACTACGTCCTGCAGATCCACCGTCCGCTGACCGACCCGCTGCTGAGCATGGTGGTGGCCTCCGCCCTCACCGTCGACACCGCTCTCAAGCAGGACGCCCGCGGCTTCGGCTGAGCCGGACAGCCGGACAGGCTTTACCTCTTTTCGGTTCGATACGGTGCCGGAAACAGGCCAGACCGGCCTGTCCGGCACCGTATCGGGACGGAACCGGACAGGTACCCCCTGCGTAGGACCCTCCCGAACATGAGAGCCCTCCGAGGCACTAGCATGCCTCGCCATGAGCACTGCCGAAGGCCCCGCATCCGGGCTGCCCGTTCGTATGCCTCGCCCGCGCCAGCCCGGTCGGCACCGGCGACCGGAACAGCTGACCACGCCCGAGGGCGCCCCCGCGCTCGTCCTCGCCGTGCCCGGCACCCCGTCCTCCGCGACCCGGAGTCTGGCGGAGGAAGTCATCAGCATCGCCCGTTCCGAGCTGTCCGGCCTCGACCCCCGCATCGGCTGGGTGGACGGCGACGACGGCGAGTACCCGACTCTGGAGTCCGTGCTGGCCCGGGCGGCCGCCGAGCGTACCGAGGACGGCCCCGCGGCCGTCGTCGTGCCGCTGCTCGCCGGTCCCGAGGCCTCGGTCATGCGCCGGGTCCGCCAGGCCGTCATGGACAGCCGCAGCGCCGCCGAGGTGACCGATGTCCTCGGCCCGCACCCGCTGCTCGCCGAGGCGCTGCACGTGCGCCTGTCCGAGGCCGGTCTCGCCCGCGCCGACCGCGCCCGGCTGTTCACCGTGGCGACCGCGGCCGACGGCATCATCCTGGCCACCGTCGGCGGCGAAGAGGCCGTCCAGGCCGCCGGGGTGACGGGCCTGCTGCTCGCCGCCCGCCTCGCGGTGCCGGTGCTCGCCGCCGCGCTGGACGTCGAGGGCTCCATCGCCCAGGCCGCCGACCAGCTGCGTTCCTCCGGCTCGCACACGCTGGCCCTGGCGCCCTGCCTGATCGGCCCGGAGATCGCCCCTGAGCTGCTGCACGACGCCTCCAAGGAGGCCGGCTGCATGGGCGCCGACGCGCTCGGCCCCTACGCGGCGGTCGGCAAGCTGGTCATCGCCAAGTACACGACGGCGCTGGGTATCGCCCAGCAGCCCTCGCAGGGCGCTCCGGCCCACTGACTCTTCCGGACGTACGTAAGGGCGCGGGCGGCACAGCCGTCCGCGCCCTTCGCTCTGCCGGCTTACCGGCGGTTCAGCGGAACACGACGCAGGACGCCGCCGGGACGGCGACCGAGCCGCCCTGTACGGGCCTGCCGGTCTCCGCGTCGATGTCGAACCACACGACGTTCCCGGAGCGCTCGTTGGCGGCGTACAGGCGGTTTCCCGACGGGCCGAGGGTGAGGTGGCGCGGCCAGTCGCCGCCACAGCCGACGGTCTCCAGCAGTTCCATCCGGTCGCCGGACTCGTCGAGGGAGAGCACGGCGATGCTGTTGTGGCCGCGGTTGGCGGCCCAGGCGAAGCGGCCGTCGGCCGAGAGCACAAGCTCCGAGGGGTAGTTGGGCCCCGGGAAGTCCGCCGGCAGCACGGAGACCTCGGCCAGCGGGCGCAGCCGCCCGATGCCGGCGTCCCAGTGGCAGACCGTGACGGCCGAGTCCAGCTCGCTGATGACGTAGGCGCGGTCCCCGCGCGGATGGAACGCCAGGTGGCGCGGCCCGATCCCGGAGCGCAGCCCCAGCTCCCGCTCTATCTCCAGCTCGCCGGTGGCCTCGTCGAGCTCGCACACCCGCACCGAGTCCGTGCCCAGGTCCACGGTCAGCGCCCAGCGGCCCGAGGGGTCGGGCAGCACCATGTGGGCGTGCGGCCCCTCCTGGCGCTGCGGGTCCGGGCCGTCGCCCTCGTGCGCCATGACGGAGACGGGCCCGCCGAGGCCGCCGTCCACGGCGACCGGGAGCACGCTGACGGTGCCGGTGGCGTAGTTGGCGGTCAGCAGGTGGCCCTGGTGCAGCGCCAGATGGGTGGGCGCGCCGCCGCCGACGGGCACGGTCTTGCCGAACTGCCTGGGCTCGCCCGGGTCGCTGAGCGAGAAGACGGCCGCGCCGCCCTGCTCCGGGTTCTCACTGACCGCGTACAGCAGTTCGCCGTCGGCCGACAGCGTGAGGAAGGACGGGTTCGCCACCGCGTCCGTGGAACTCAGCACGGTCAGCGCCCCCGTGCCGGGGTCGACGGAGGCGGCGGTCAGTCCCGGCCCGCCCGCCGATGTGAACGACCCGATGTACGCATGCCCGGCCACTGCCGTACCTCTTCCGCCTGTTGTCTGTACGGCGGCTGAGAGTAGTCCCTCCGTTGTCCGGTCCGTGCGTGGGGGCCGTCACACGGCCCGCCCCGCCACGACGCCGCGCGCCCCGTGGTTGCGGCCTGTTACGCGGCGAGTTCGGTCCGCGAAGCCCGCCGCAGGGGCACCGCGAGATGCGTGAGCGCCGTCTCCAGTCCGTGCAGCTGTGCGAGCGCGCGGTCCGCGTGCGAGTGGGTGCCGTTGTCCGTGGCGGGCCCGCCGGCTGCCGGCTGCGGGCCCGGGGCGGCCGTCGCCGTTCCCGGTGTCACCAGCCGGGCCACGGCGGCCTCCACGCGGGCGCAGGCGGCGAGCAGCCGGGCGTCGCGGCCCGCGTGCGGGTCGGCGACGGCCTCGGCGAGCGCGCGGACCCGGTCGGCGCAGTCGTCCAGGAGTGCCAGCACCGCGCGGGCCCGGGCCTTGCGGTGCCGCATGGGGCTGAGCGGATGGACCAGGGGCGCCACGGATGTCCGTACCCGGCCCAGCAGATGGTCGAGTTCGCCGACGTGACGGGGCAGGCCGTCGCCGGGTCCGCCGTCCAGGTGGCGGGCCGCCTCGGCGGTGAAGTCCCGTACGGCGTGCAGCGAGCGCCGGATCAGGGCGTCGGTGGCGGCGTGCGTGGTGACGGGCAGCACGACGAGGACGGCGGCAGCGGCGCCGAGCGCGCCCACCGCGGTCTCCTCCAGGCGCAGCAGGAGCAGTTCCGGACGCAGGATGCCCAGCAGCCCGTAGAGCAGCCCGGCCATGACGGTCACGAAGAACATCATCCAGCTGTACGAGACCGGGGCCGTGTAGAAGATCCCGAAGACGCAAGCCGCCACCAGGACGGCGGTCGGGACGGGGGCGCCGTGCAGGGGCAGCGCGACGACCGGTCCGGCAGCGATGCCGGCCACCGTGCCGAGGACCCGGCGGAAGCCGCGCACCAGCGCCTCGCCACGCGAGGTCGTGTTGACGAAGATCCACCAGGCGGTGCCCACCGCCCAGTACCAGCGGTCCTGCGAGAGCGCCTGGCCGACCGCGACCGCCACGCCCGCCGCGAGCGTGGCCTGGACGGCCTGCCGGGTGGTCGGCCTGCGCATGCCGCGCGGCTGCGGCAGAACGACGGCATGCGCAGGCGGCGTACCGCGCTCGTGGCACCACAGCCCGAAGCGGACGAGCGCGGCGGCGGCCAGGCCGAGCCCGACGGCGGCGTACAACTCGGGCAGCAGCGCCGGGACCGCGCGCAGGAACTGTGCGACGAAGAACATCATGAACGCGAACACGCCCAGCGCGTGGCCGCGCGGCCCCCAGCGACGGGCGTAGACCCCGGCGAAGACCACCGCGAGAAACGCGGCGTCGCGCGCCGCCGGATACGGGTGCAGCCAGGCGGCGAACGCCAGTACGGGCAGCCCGGCGACGGGCAGCAGCGCGGTGGTCGCGGCCTGTGCGCGGACCCCCGGGTCGGTCACGGTGAACAGCGCCAGCAGCGCGGCGAGCCCGCCCGCGACGACGGCCGGCAGCGGCAGGCCCGCGGCGAGCGTCAGCGCGACGCCCAGGCCGATGCCGAGGACGGCCCGGGTGGCGTTGCGCAGGCGCGCGTGCCCCGGGTCCGGGCTCATGAACATCCGCCGCATCGCCCACATCCCCCTTGAGCCCTTGAGCCCTTGCGGGCATGAAAAAGGACGTTGCGCGGACCTCGGGGGCCTCGCGCAACGCCGTCGTCGCGCCCAGGAAAGCACGGCCGGGGTCAGTGGCTCAAGGCAGCACGATTCAGCTGTGCCATTGGTACAGTCATATGCCTGCGATGCCGACCATGAGGAGGCCAGTGGCCCATGGCCGTGGACAGACTGGACGCGCGGATCCTGACGCTGCTGCTGGAGCAGCCGCGCACCAGCGTGCGCGAGTACGCCCGCCTCCTGGGCGTGGCCCGGGGGACGCTCCAGGCCCGCCTGGACCGGCTGGAACGCGACGGAGTGATCACGGGGTACGGGCCTGAGCTGTCGCCCGCCGCCCTCGGTCATCCCGTGCTGGCCTTTGTGCACATCGAGGTCACCCAGGGCGACCTGGACGATGCCGGTGACGCGCTGGCGGCCGTGCCGGAGATCATCGAGGCGTTCTCCATCACCGGCGGCGGCGACCTGCTCGCGCGGGTGGTCGCCCGGGACAACGCGCACCTGGAGGATGTGATCCAGCGCCTCATCCAGGTGCCCGGTGTCGTGCGGACCCGTACCGAGATGGCGCTGCGGGAGCGGGTGCCGCACCGCGTCGCCCCGCTGGTCGCGTCGATGGGCGGCGGCCCGGCGGACCGGCGCGAGGAGGTCAGGGCTTCGGTGTCTCCCGCTGCCCGCGCCAGGCCAGGTAGTGGTCGATGACCGTCTCCTCGGCAGGCCGGTAGACGACGCCCAGTTCCCGCACGCTCCGGCCGTTGTCGACGGTGAACCTGATCCCGAGGTGTTTGCGGATGTAGTCCTGCGTCAGGCCGAACGCCGGGCCCAGGATCCTGACCGGCCAGTGCGGGAGGCCGTGCCGGGGCAGCCGGAGGCTGCGGGGGAACCGCTTCAGGACGGCTTTGGACATGTCCAGGAAGGACACCATCTCCGGCGCGGCGACGATGTAGCGTCCGTGCGCGCCCGGGGTCTCCGCCGCCGCGATGTGGGCGCTCGCCACATCCCTGACGTCCGCGAGGGTGAAGCTGAAGTCGGGCGCCCCGTAGAAGAAGTACCCCTTGAACAGCTCGTCGACGAGGAACAGGCTGCCGGAGTCCGAGGCGGGGGTCAGTGAGGGACCGAGCACGAGACCGGGGTTGACGGCGATCATGCGCCAGCGGTCCTGGGCGCGTTCCGCGTCCCAGGCCTCGCGCTCCGCGACCGTCTTGCCGTAGTGGTAGGGGTTGTTCTCCACCGTGCTGGTGGTGTTGAAGCAGCTTTCCGAGAGGACCTGGCCGGGCATGCCCAGGACGTCGGAGTAGTCGCCGAAGATCGCGCCGACGGTCGAGGTGAGGACGAGTTTTTCGACCGTGGGCGTCCGCTCTATCGCGGCCAGCACATTGCGGGTGCCGGCCAGCGCCGGTTCGACGACGTCCCTGTGACCGTCCTTGATCTTCTCGGGCATCAGGAACGGCGAGGCTACGTGGAAGACGACACGGCAGCCGTCCATCGCCCGGTCGAAGGAGCCCTCCGCCAGCAGGTCGGCCTCGAACAGCTCCAGCGAACCGGGGAAACGCTCCTGCATGCCCCGCAGGGGCGCCACCTTCGCGGTGTTGGACACGGCCCGGACCGTGGTGTGCACCCGGTAGCCGCGCTCCAGCAGCTGCTGGACCAGATGACTGCCGACGAACCCGCTGCCGCCGGTCACCAGAACCGGCGCGTCACCGCCGTTCACCGGTGCTCCGGCCGCGGCCAGGGGTTGCCGTGGAGGCGTTCGATGTCGGCGTTGAAGCGCTTGACGCAGTCGGCGAACACCGCGATGTCCTCGGGTGACCAGTCGGCCATGATCTCGTCGAGGGCCCGGACGTTGCCGTCGCGCTCCTCGTCGAGGCGGCGTTCGCCCTCCTTGGTGAGGCGGAACTTACGGGCGATGCCGCCGTCCGGGTCGGGGATCCGCTCGACCAGGCCGGAGCGCAGGGCGGCGGCGGTCTGCCGGTTGAGGGTGGAGGAGTCCAGTCCGAAGGCCTCGCTCAGCTCACCGATGGACATCGGCCCCTCCACCCGGATGCGGCTGAGCAGGATGTACGCGCTGCGCTCCAGAGTGCCGTCCTTGCGCCGCCCGTTGGCCTTGCTCAGGTGAAGGTGCCGGCTGAGCAGCATCTGCTCGTACTCGAGCCGGCGCGTCGGCTTCGGCGCGGGCGTGTGCATCGTCGTTCTCCTCTTGCTTGTGCGGGCGGGTGCCGCCGAGACCCAAGGATGCCGTCTCCTGCCTCCGCCCGGGAATGCCCCGCACACATAACATGCACGATACATTCCGTATGTATCATGCACATCGATTCACCTGTTCACAGCACAGAGGAGTACTTCATATGGACGGCCCCCAGCCGACCACCCGCACCGGCGCCGTCGTCGCGACGCTGGCGTTCGCCGGCACCGTCGCCGCGATCATGCAGACCCTGGTGACGCCACTGATCTCCGAGCTGCCCACGATCCTGGGCACCAGCTCGTCGAACGCCGCCTGGGTGATCACCGCGACGCTGCTGTCGGCAGCCGTCTTCGTGCCGGTCAGCGGCCGTCTGGGCGACCTCTACGGCAAGAAGCGCATGCTGCTCGTCTCCGCCGCACCGCTGGTCATCGGCTCGGTCGTGTGCGCCCTGGCCTCGTCCGTCGTACCCATGATCGTGGGCCGCGGGCTGCAGGGCATGGGCATGGGCATGGTGCCGATCGGCATCAGCCTGCTGCGTGACGTGCTGCCGGCGGAGAAGCTGAGCGGCTCCATCGCCCTGGTCAGCGCCTCCATGGGCATCGGCGGCGGCCTCGGCCTGCCGATCGCCGCCGGGGTCGCTGAGTACGCGAGCTGGCGCGCGCTGTTCTGGGGTGCGGCCGTGCTCGCGAGCGTCATCGCCGCCCTCATCTGGTTCCTGGTGCCCAGCACCGAGCCGGGCGCGGCGGGCCAGCGCTTCGACTTCGTCGGCGCCGTCGGACTCGGCGCCGGCCTGGTGTCCTTGCTGCTCGCGGTCTCCAAGGGCGCGGACTGGGGCTGGGCTTCGGGCACCACGCTCGGCCTGTTCGCCACCGCCGTGCTGTCCTTCGGCGCCTGGGGATTCTGGGAGCTGCGCGTCACCGACCCGCTGGTGGACCTGCGCACCACGCGCAAGCCGCGCGTCCTGACCACCAACCTCGCCTCGGTCCTGGTCGGCTTCGGCATGTACGCCTCGATGCTGATCGTGCCGCAGCTCCTGGTGCTGCCCAAGGCCACCGGCTACGGCCTCGGCCAGTCGATGCTGGCCATGGGCCTGTGGATGGCCCCCGGCGGTCTGATGATGATGTTCGTCTCGCCGTTCGGCGGCAAGATCAGCACCGCCCGCGGCCCCAAGTTCACCCTGATCCTGGGCACGTTGGTGATCGCGGCCGGTTACGGCCTGTCGATGGTGCTGATGGGGTCCGCGGCCGGGCTGCTGGTCGTCAGCATGGTGTGCAACTCCGGCGTCGGCCTGGCCTACGGCGCGATGCCCGCGCTGATCCTCAGCTCGGTGCCGCAGTCCGAGTCCGCTTCCGCCAACAGCTTCAACACGCTGATGCGCTCGCTGGGCACGTCCTTCGCCGCCGCCGTGATCGGTGTGGTGCTCTCGCAGATGACCACCACCATGGGCGGCTACACCCTCGCCTCGGAGAACGGCTTCCGCGTCGGCCTGCTGATCGGCTGCGGCGTGGCGCTGGTCGCCGCGGCGGCCGCCGCCTTCATCCCGGCCGCCGCCGTGGACCGCCCCGCCCCCGAGGCCGACGCGGTCGGGCACGAGGCCCGCGCCGAGGCCTCCGCGTCCGCCTGACGCACCGGTGGGTTCCCGGGTGTCGGGGCCCGGGAAACCACCGGCTCAGGACGTGGGCCGCGCTCTGAGGGCGCCCTGGTCGTCCTCCCTGAGGGCACGGCCGATGATCAGACGCTGGATCTGGTTGGTGCCTTCGAAGATCTGCATGACCTTGGCCTCGCGCATGTAGCGCTCGACCGGGAAGTCACGGGTGTAGCCGTAGCCGCCCAGCACCTGGACGGCGTCGGTGGTGACCTTCATGGCGTTGTCGGTGGCGACCAGCTTGGCGATGGAGGCCTCGCAGCTGAACGGCAGTCCCTGGTCCTTGAGCCGGGCGGCGGCCAGCGTGGTGGCACGGGCGGTCTGGACGGCGGCGGCCATGTCGGCGAGCACGAAGGCCAGGCCCTGGTGCTCGATGATGGGCCGGCCGAAGGTCTCCCGGTCCCGCGCGTAGCGCAGGGCGTGGTCCAGCGCGCCCTGCGCGAGGCCGGTGGCCACTGCCGCGATGCCGAGCCGCCCGCTGTCCAGCCCGGCGAAGGCGATCTCAAGTCCCTGGCCCTCCTCGCCGATCCGGCGATGCGCGGGGATGCGTACGTCCTCCAGGCGCATGGTCGCGGTGACCGACCCGGTCAGGCCCATCTTCCGCTCGGGCGGATCGGCGACCACTCCGGGGGTGCCGGCCGGGACGAGGAAGCAGGAGATGCCGCCCGAGCGCTCGTCGGAGGTACGCGCCATGATCGTGTAGAAGTCCGCGTGCCCGCCGTGCGTGATCCACGCCTTGGCGCCGTTGAGCACATAGTCGTCGCCGTCCCTGACCGCTCGCGTACGCATCGCTCCGGGGTCGGATCCGGCGTGCGCCTCGGACAGGCAGTAGGCGCCGAGCAGTTCGCCGCCGAGCATGCCGGGGAGCCACTCGTCCTTCTGCTCCTCGGTGCCGAATACCGCCAGGCCGAAACAGGACAGGGCGTGCACCGAGACGCCGACCGCGACGCTGGACCACACGGCGGCGAGCTCTTCGAGGACCTGCAGATAGACCTCGTAGGGCTGGCCACCGCCGCCGTACTCCTCGGGGTAGGGCAGGCTCAGCAGCCCGGACCGGCCCAGCGTTCGGAAGACCTCTCGGGGGAACCGCTCCTCGGCCTCCGCCTCGCAGACGCGGGGCGCGAGTTCCTTCGCCGCGAGCTCGCGGGTCAGGCCGATCAGGTCTACGGCTTCCGGGGCGGGGAGCGTTCGGGTAGCGGGCATGAGACGTCCTCGGTCGGAGCACTGGGAATTATTGATACGCAACGCGATACAACAGTATCGTCCGTAGTACGGTAAGGCCATGATGCCTCGCGGCGGATCCACCGGCCCACTGGCCGGCCTGCGCGTCCTCGAACTCGCCGGGCTCGGACCGGCTCCGCACGCCGCCATGCTGCTGGCCGATCTCGGCGCCGACGTGGTGCGCGTGGAGAGGCCTTCCGGCCGGGCGCTCCGACTCGGCCCCGCCGGCGCGGCCGACATCGTGCTGCGCGGCCGCCGGTCGGTCCGCGCGGATCTCAAGCAGCCCGAAGGGCGCGCGCTCGTACGGCAGTTGGCCGACCGGGCCGATGTCCTCATCGAGGGCCTGCGGCCCGGCGTCGCCGAACGGCTCGGGGTCGGCCCCGAGACCTTCGAGGAACGCAATCCGGGGCTCGTCTACGGACGGGTCACCGGCTGGGGGCAGACCGGGCCACTCTCGCAGACCCCCGGACACGACCTGAACTACATCGGTCTCACCGGCGTGCTCCACGCGATGGGCCGCGGCGACGGGCCGCCGCCCCCGCCCCTCAACCTGGTCGGAGACTTCGGCGGCGGGTCGATGCTCCTGGTCGTCGGCGTCCTGGCCGCACTCTGGGAACGCTCGCGCTCCGGCGCCGGACAGGTCGTCGACGCCGCCATGATCGACGGGACCGCCCTGCTGAGCCAGATGACGCTCGCGCTGCGCGGCATGGGCGAGTGGTCCGACGAGCGAAGCTCCAACCTCCTGGACGGCGCCGCCCCGTTCTACGACACCTACGCGTGCGCCGACGGATCGTACGTCGCCGTCGGCGCGCTCGAACCGCACTTCTTCGCCGCCCTGCTCGACGGACTGGGCCTCGACCCCGGCCGGCTGCCCGCCCAGCACGACCGCGACGGCTGGCCGGTGCTGCGGGCGCGCTTCACCGAGCTGTTCGCCTCCCGCACCCGCGACGAATGGGCCGCGCACTTCGCAGGTACGGACGCGTGCGTGACCCCGGTCCTCACCTTCGCCGAGGCGGGCGCCCACCCGCATGTGACGGCCCGCCGCACCCTGACCGAGGTCGACGGCATCCTCCAGGCCTCACCCGCCCCGCGCTTCTCCCGCACGCCCGGCGGCCGGCCCTCGGCGCCGGGCGCGCCGGGCGCGGACACCGAGTCGGTGCTTCGGGACTGGGGCGCCAGGGTCAGGGAGACACCGCGTGCACGATGAGCGACACCAGCTCGGCGTACGCCTGCGCGTCCGTCAGCCCGGTGCGCGCGGCCACCTCGCCGCGCTGGATCGCCTGCATGGTGGCGGCGACGACCTCGCCCACGAACGCGGCGTTGACGTCCCGGAAGGCACCGGCGGCGACCCCTTCCGCGATCAGCTGCCTCATCCGGTCGACGGCGAGGCGCGTGTTGGCCTCGTACACCTCGCGCGCCGGTTCGAAGCCGGCCATGTCGTCCAGGAACCGCCGTGACAGCGGCCTCAGCTGCCGGGCCACCGCGTTCAGGTAGACCACCACCCGGTCCGCGGGCGCGGAGGTGTCCGCCACCTCCTTCTCGATGGCCTGGGTCGCCTCCCGGAAGTAGTGCTTCACCGCCTCCCGGACCAGCTCCTGTTTGCTGCCCGCCAGCTGGTACAGCGTCGTCTTCGAGCAGCGCAGCCGCTCGGTCAGCTCGTCGAGCGTGAAGGACGCGAAACCCTCGGCCGCCAGCAGGGCGACCAGCCGCTGGAGCAGATCGCTCTGGCGCGCTGTACGACGTGGGGACGGCATGATCACAGGGTAGCCGCCCATGCGAGCCGTCAGGGCAAGGGCCTGTCCGGCGGATCAGGGTCGGATAGGACGCGGCGTCTGGTGCGGTGCATCGCAAGGCGCCGGAGTGCCCGCAGACTGGTTTGTCTGTGGGCATTCCGGCAACGCCGCGAGGTGCCGCCCGCCGCGCCAGCGGCTGATGTCACTGTGGCGTCGCGGACCCGACCATGATCCGCCGGACAGGCCCTAGGGCGGACAGGTCCTTGGCCCTGGGTCAGCGCGCGGTCCAGCCGCCGTCGACGACGACCGTCTGCCCGGTGACGTAGCCCGCGGCGTCGCCGGCGAGCCATACGACGGCGCCCACGATGTCCTGCGCGGTCCCCTCCATGGGCAGCGGGGTGTTGCGGCGCAGGTACTCGGCGGCGCGCTCGCTCTCGTAGAGCGGGCCGGTGATCTCGCTGCGGAAGAAGCCGGGGGCGACGGTGTTCACCCGGATCGAGTGCCGTGCCCACTGCACCGCGAGTTCGGCGGTCAGGCCGGACAGCCCCGCCTTGCTCGCCGCGTAGGACGCCTGCGGGATCCCGGGGACACCGACCCGGCCGCTGATGGACGAGACGTTGACGATCGAACCCCGGCCCAGGGCGCGCATGTGCGGGAAGACGGCCTGAGCGAGCAGGAACGGGGCCACCAGGTTGAGGTCCATGGTCCGGCGGATCGCGTCGGGCGGCTCGCACTCGGCGGGCTCGGTGGTGAACATGTTCCCGGCGGCGTTGACGAGGATCTCCGGCGGCCCCAGGCCCTCGACGACGGCCGGCACGACGGAGCCGACCCGGTCGGGGTCGGACAGGTCACAGGCGACGGCGAGGCCGTCGATCTCCTTGGCGAGCTCGGCGAGCCTGTCCTGACGGCGGGCCACAACCGCGACCCTGGCGCCGACCGAGGCCAGCGCCCCGGCCACCGAGGCTCCCAGACCCGACGAGGCCCCGGTCACGATCGCCACCCGGCCGTCGAGTCCGAACATCCGGGCGGCGGCATCGCGGTCCGGCGCCACGCGGGTCTCCCTTCAACGGCCAGGCGCCCATGCTACGCCCATCATGGCAATCCTTACAAGGATTGCCACTCAGCCGCGCCGGAACATCCGGTTCCGGGCCGACGCGGCATCCAGCACCCGGTCCTTGAAGGTGCGGCACACCCAGCGCTGGGTCGCCGTGAGGTGCTCCCCCGCGAGCCGCGCGGCCTCGTCGGCGTCGCCCTGCTCGATGCTCGTCACCAGCCGTTCGTGGGCCTGCTGGGCGGCGGCGCGGTCGGCCGGCGAGGGGTAGGAGCCGCGCGACATCTGAACGTCCGCCCAGGCCTCCTCCTGCACCGACCAGAGCGAGGTGAGGCTCTTCACGACCACGCGCAGCGTCGCATTGGGGTCGAACCCGACGACGGCGTCATGGAACTCGCGCGAGGCCCGGGTGAAGGCGGCGCCGTCCTCGATGCAGGTCTCGCTCGCCGCGAGCAGCTCCCTCAGCCGAGGGACCACGGCGCGCTTGCGGTCCGACCGCTGCGCGCAGCGGGCCGCGCACAACGGCTCCAGGGTGGCGAGGGCGGCGCCCAGGTCGGGCACCCGGACCTGCATCGACTGGAGGGTGAGGCCGAGGGCATAGCCGGCGGTCCCGATGTCCGGGGCGTGCACGATCGCACCGCCGCGATTGCCGCGCCGTACGGTGATGAAGCCCTCGGTCTCCAGGATCCGCAGCGCCTCGCGCACCGAGGGATAGCTGACGCCGAACTCCGCGACGAGCTCGTCCTGTTTGGGGAGCGTCGAGCCGTCCGAGATGCCGCCCTCCAGGATCCGGTCGCGCAGCGCGGAGGCGACCTGCTCCGCCATGCGCATCTGCCCGATCTTGGCGCGCTCGGAGCCTGTACTTTCCATGATTGCAAGGCTAGCAGTGATGGTGCTTCGTCCCTCAGACCGTTCCGGGGCGCCCTCGGGGGTCCACGAGCCCGGGCAGCCCGGCGCGTTGGACCTTGCCCATGGCGTTCACCGGCAGGGTGTCGACCTGGGACCAGATCTCGGGGACCTTGTACGGCGAGAGCTCACGCCGGCAGAGCCCGGCGAGCGCGTCGAAGTCCAGCGGCGGACCGGCGCTCTCGACGACGGCGGCCACCCGCTGGCCGAGCCGGTCGTCGGGCACCCCGCACACCGCGACCGCGGCGACGTCCGGGTGCGTGGCGATGACCCGTTCCACCTCCAGGGGGTAGACGTTCGCCCCGCCCCGGATGATGACCAGCTTCTTGCGGTCCAGCACGGTCAGCCACCCGTCGCCGTCCACGGTCCCGATGTCGCCGGTGGGGACCGGGCCGGGCTCCGGCGGCCGGACGCCACCCCGCTCCCAGTACCCGAGCATGGGCGTCCAGGCGCCGGCCCACGGGCCGGTGGCGGCGCCGCTCAGCCGCAGTTCGCCGAGCGCGCCGGCCGGGAGGCGGCGGCCCTCGTCGTCGTACGCCGCGATGTCGTAGTGCGGCAGGGTGCGCCCGCTCGTGCCCGGACGCCACTCCTGCCCCGCCGGGTCGATCGACACGA is part of the Streptomyces sp. NBC_01262 genome and harbors:
- a CDS encoding acyl-CoA dehydrogenase family protein, which gives rise to MPATRTLPAPEAVDLIGLTRELAAKELAPRVCEAEAEERFPREVFRTLGRSGLLSLPYPEEYGGGGQPYEVYLQVLEELAAVWSSVAVGVSVHALSCFGLAVFGTEEQKDEWLPGMLGGELLGAYCLSEAHAGSDPGAMRTRAVRDGDDYVLNGAKAWITHGGHADFYTIMARTSDERSGGISCFLVPAGTPGVVADPPERKMGLTGSVTATMRLEDVRIPAHRRIGEEGQGLEIAFAGLDSGRLGIAAVATGLAQGALDHALRYARDRETFGRPIIEHQGLAFVLADMAAAVQTARATTLAAARLKDQGLPFSCEASIAKLVATDNAMKVTTDAVQVLGGYGYTRDFPVERYMREAKVMQIFEGTNQIQRLIIGRALREDDQGALRARPTS
- a CDS encoding NAD-dependent epimerase/dehydratase family protein is translated as MNGGDAPVLVTGGSGFVGSHLVQQLLERGYRVHTTVRAVSNTAKVAPLRGMQERFPGSLELFEADLLAEGSFDRAMDGCRVVFHVASPFLMPEKIKDGHRDVVEPALAGTRNVLAAIERTPTVEKLVLTSTVGAIFGDYSDVLGMPGQVLSESCFNTTSTVENNPYHYGKTVAEREAWDAERAQDRWRMIAVNPGLVLGPSLTPASDSGSLFLVDELFKGYFFYGAPDFSFTLADVRDVASAHIAAAETPGAHGRYIVAAPEMVSFLDMSKAVLKRFPRSLRLPRHGLPHWPVRILGPAFGLTQDYIRKHLGIRFTVDNGRSVRELGVVYRPAEETVIDHYLAWRGQRETPKP
- a CDS encoding MFS transporter codes for the protein MDGPQPTTRTGAVVATLAFAGTVAAIMQTLVTPLISELPTILGTSSSNAAWVITATLLSAAVFVPVSGRLGDLYGKKRMLLVSAAPLVIGSVVCALASSVVPMIVGRGLQGMGMGMVPIGISLLRDVLPAEKLSGSIALVSASMGIGGGLGLPIAAGVAEYASWRALFWGAAVLASVIAALIWFLVPSTEPGAAGQRFDFVGAVGLGAGLVSLLLAVSKGADWGWASGTTLGLFATAVLSFGAWGFWELRVTDPLVDLRTTRKPRVLTTNLASVLVGFGMYASMLIVPQLLVLPKATGYGLGQSMLAMGLWMAPGGLMMMFVSPFGGKISTARGPKFTLILGTLVIAAGYGLSMVLMGSAAGLLVVSMVCNSGVGLAYGAMPALILSSVPQSESASANSFNTLMRSLGTSFAAAVIGVVLSQMTTTMGGYTLASENGFRVGLLIGCGVALVAAAAAAFIPAAAVDRPAPEADAVGHEARAEASASA
- a CDS encoding CaiB/BaiF CoA transferase family protein, which gives rise to MMPRGGSTGPLAGLRVLELAGLGPAPHAAMLLADLGADVVRVERPSGRALRLGPAGAADIVLRGRRSVRADLKQPEGRALVRQLADRADVLIEGLRPGVAERLGVGPETFEERNPGLVYGRVTGWGQTGPLSQTPGHDLNYIGLTGVLHAMGRGDGPPPPPLNLVGDFGGGSMLLVVGVLAALWERSRSGAGQVVDAAMIDGTALLSQMTLALRGMGEWSDERSSNLLDGAAPFYDTYACADGSYVAVGALEPHFFAALLDGLGLDPGRLPAQHDRDGWPVLRARFTELFASRTRDEWAAHFAGTDACVTPVLTFAEAGAHPHVTARRTLTEVDGILQASPAPRFSRTPGGRPSAPGAPGADTESVLRDWGARVRETPRAR
- a CDS encoding MarR family winged helix-turn-helix transcriptional regulator, which codes for MHTPAPKPTRRLEYEQMLLSRHLHLSKANGRRKDGTLERSAYILLSRIRVEGPMSIGELSEAFGLDSSTLNRQTAAALRSGLVERIPDPDGGIARKFRLTKEGERRLDEERDGNVRALDEIMADWSPEDIAVFADCVKRFNADIERLHGNPWPRPEHR